One segment of Drosophila ananassae strain 14024-0371.13 chromosome 3R, ASM1763931v2, whole genome shotgun sequence DNA contains the following:
- the LOC6504557 gene encoding cytochrome P450 4e3 produces MWFFVLALLASPLLVFLYFELKTSNHRRRLKKFPGPTPVPVLGNANRIGKTPAEILATFFNWWYDYGKENFLFWIGYSAHLVVTEPTDLEYILNSQELIQKSTIYNLLHPWLGSGLLTSYGSKWHKHRKMITPSFHFNILQDFHQVMNENSTKFISQLKKAAAGSSILDFQEHANYLTLDVICDTAMGVPINAMEERDSTIVQAFRQMCYILNMRAFHPFKRSHRIYSMLPEFADFQRTLKTLQDFTYDIIEKRVIALQNGISTTEKDPSMPKKKLAFLDALLSSTVDGRPLTRKEIYEEVSTFMFEGHDTTTSGVSFGVYLLSRHPDIQQKLYQEQIEVMGNDMNRDATFQEIAQMKHLDLFIKEAQRVYPSVPFIGRYCDKDYTINGTVIPKGTTINIPLALMGYNDRVFKDPHHFRPERFLDEKPGPFECVPFSAGPRNCIGQKFALLELKTVISKMIRSFEVLPAIEGLYSRDGRLNTYLGLSPGERLKREAGRHKYDPILSAVLTLKSDNGLHLRLKERVY; encoded by the exons atgtGGTTCTTTGTGTTAGCTTTATTGGCTTCACCGCTGCTTGTCTTCTTGTACTTTGAACTTAAGACCTCGAACCACCGTCGCCGGCTCAAGAAGTTCCCAGGACCTACGCCAGTGCCTGTCCTGGGAAATGCCAATCGTATTGGAAAGACTCCAGCAG aaattttagcCACATTCTTCAACTGGTGGTATGATTACGGCAAGGAAAACTTCCTCTTCTGGATTGGCTATAGTGCCCACTTAGTTGTGACTGAACCCACGGATCTAGAG TATATTCTTAACAGTCAGGAGTTGATCCAAAAGTCCACCATTTACAATCTTCTACATCCTTGGCTGGGATCTGGTCTCCTTACAAGCTATGGGAGCAAGTGGCACAAGCACCGTAAAATGATCACTCCCTCGTTCCACTTCAATATCCTGCAGGACTTCCATCAAGTAATGAATGAGAACTCCACGAAGTTCATTTCCCAGCTGAAGAAAGCAGCGGCAGGAAGCAGTATCCTCGACTTCCAGGAACATGCCAACTATCTTACCTTGGATGTGATCTGCGACACAGCAATGGGGGTTCCCATTAACGCCATGGAAGAGCGTGATTCGACTATTGTCCAGGCATTTAGACA AATGTGTTATATCCTAAACATGAGAGCTTTCCATCCGTTTAAGCGTTCTCATCGGATCTACAGCATGTTGCCTGAGTTTGCAGATTTCCAGCGCACCTTAAAGACCTTGCAGGACTTCACCTATGATATTATCGAAAAGCGGGTTATAGCTCTTCAAAATGGTATTTCCACGACGGAGAAAGATCCTTCAATGCCCAAAAAGAAATTGGCTTTCCTGGACGCACTTCTATCCTCGACAGTCGATGGCCGCCCCTTGACTAGAAAGGAGATTTACGAGGAGGTCTCAACCTTTATGTTTGAAGGACACGACACCACCACCTCAGGAGTGTCTTTTGGGGTGTATCTTCTCTCTAGACATCCCGACATTCAG CAAAAGTTATACCAGGAGCAGATCGAAGTAATGGGCAACGATATGAACAGGGATGCCACTTTTCAGGAGATTGCCCAAATGAAGCATTTGGATCTGTTCATCAAGGAGGCACAGCGCGTTTATCCAAGCGTTCCCTTTATTGGCCGCTACTGTGATAAAGACTACACAATCA ATGGAACCGTTATACCAAAGGGCACTACCATTAATATTCCTCTCGCTCTTATGGGCTATAACGATCGGGTTTTCAAAGATCCCCACCATTTCCGACCAGAAAGATTTTTGGATGAGAAGCCCGGACCTTTTGAGTGTGTCCCATTCAGTGCAGGACCACGGAATTGTATTGGACAAAAGTTTGCCCTCCTGGAACTAAAGACCGTGATTTCCAAGATGATTCGATCTTTCGAGGTTCTCCCAGCTATTGAGGGCCTCTACTCAAGAGACGGCCGCCTCAACACCTATCTTGGCCTTTCACCCGGAGAAAGGCTAAAACGCGAGGCAGGGCGCCACAAATACGACCCCATTCTCTCGGCAGTATTGACTTTGAAGTCTGATAATGGATTACATTTGCGACTCAAGGAAAGGGTGTATTAA
- the LOC6505452 gene encoding uncharacterized protein LOC6505452 produces the protein MLQKRILELITVLFYWLVLMPPVYNLCKKKHLVETKFDEAINYIRTHCLFALTAMLGYMVLFRVVMLTYAAAKANDNKMWNKIPSPMLDRGDEFKKSRCILDEVDGVELDERSPCPQSKTNEDILVGIPVKTEKKLESSAKSEMHEVEIHPSTNSYTPIPAGSKKKKNGTKKSALVA, from the coding sequence atgttacaaaaaagGATACTTGAACTCATAACAGTGCTGTTCTACTGGTTGGTTCTTATGCCTCCAGTATACAACTTGTGCAAAAAGAAGCATCTCGTGGAGACAAAGTTCGATGAGGCGATTAACTATATTAGGACACACTGCTTGTTTGCCCTGACAGCTATGCTTGGCTACATGGTTCTCTTTAGAGTGGTTATGCTGACCTACGCTGCGGCCAAGGCGAACGACAACAAGATGTGGAATAAAATTCCGTCTCCAATGCTGGATCGGGGTGATGAGTTTAAAAAGTCGCGATGCATTTTGGATGAAGTCGATGGCGTCGAATTGGACGAAAGAAGTCCATGTCCACAGAGTAAGACAAACGAAGACATTCTGGTTGGTATTCCGGTGAAGACcgaaaaaaaactggaaagcTCTGCCAAATCCGAAATGCATGAAGTGGAGATCCACCCCAGTACAAATTCCTATACGCCGATTCCTGCTGGatcaaaaaagaagaaaaatggTACTAAAAAGTCTGCCCTGGTTGCATAA